In one Sphingobium sp. MI1205 genomic region, the following are encoded:
- a CDS encoding pectate lyase, with amino-acid sequence MISNPYITIAGQTAPGGGILITHAGGKYGLTPLVVKNTHDVIIRHIRVRLDNRGETRASDSGIIFEKSSNVIIDHVSVSWAEDESIGGQGQNDNITISNSILAEGLRKHDKCALLSSDPKGKQNLTFIGNICAHNGDRNPDVNFFPGSCVDVVNNLIYNARSDFVEVWEQHGGSPVNIVGNYFKAGPNMIPGRYIVARQSVKATGRARIYVAGNHIDGMIDREPPAYVREAIVQTPSCPIGVPVIGAKRAYDRALTMAGAFPRDAVDKRVVDEVKKGTGNIRHNPGTIPEITEGTPYTDSDGDGMADSWEKANGTDPNRNDAWEDVDGDGWSNLDEFLDHAHRHVLTGSSLAETQGYSVKAGIVTAGVVALAVAAIAGLRGFLKAAVA; translated from the coding sequence GTGATCAGCAATCCCTATATAACTATCGCAGGACAGACGGCTCCCGGTGGTGGAATTCTGATAACGCATGCTGGCGGCAAATATGGCTTGACGCCGCTCGTCGTCAAAAACACGCATGATGTCATCATTCGCCACATCCGGGTGCGGCTGGACAACCGCGGTGAAACGCGAGCTTCCGACAGCGGGATCATCTTCGAAAAAAGCTCCAACGTCATCATCGACCATGTGAGCGTTTCATGGGCAGAGGATGAAAGCATTGGCGGGCAAGGCCAAAACGACAATATAACCATATCCAATTCGATCCTAGCCGAAGGTTTGCGCAAACATGACAAATGCGCACTTCTAAGCAGCGATCCGAAAGGAAAACAGAATCTGACATTCATAGGAAATATCTGCGCCCACAACGGAGATCGCAATCCCGATGTCAATTTCTTTCCCGGCTCTTGTGTCGATGTCGTCAACAACCTTATCTACAATGCGCGATCCGATTTTGTTGAGGTTTGGGAACAACATGGCGGAAGCCCCGTCAACATAGTAGGAAACTACTTCAAAGCCGGCCCTAACATGATCCCTGGACGATATATTGTCGCTCGTCAGTCGGTGAAGGCGACAGGCCGCGCGCGGATCTACGTAGCTGGTAACCACATTGACGGGATGATTGATCGTGAACCTCCGGCCTACGTCCGCGAAGCGATCGTGCAGACACCGTCATGTCCCATTGGCGTTCCGGTCATCGGCGCGAAGCGGGCCTATGATCGCGCGCTGACGATGGCCGGGGCCTTTCCCAGGGATGCGGTGGACAAACGGGTTGTGGATGAGGTGAAAAAGGGAACGGGCAATATCCGCCACAACCCCGGCACCATTCCCGAGATTACCGAGGGGACGCCTTATACCGATTCTGACGGTGACGGCATGGCCGACAGCTGGGAGAAAGCGAACGGCACCGATCCCAACAGAAACGATGCTTGGGAAGATGTGGATGGCGATGGATGGTCCAATTTGGATGAATTTCTGGATCATGCGCATCGGCACGTGTTGACAGGTTCAAGCCTTGCGGAAACCCAGGGATACTCCGTCAAAGCCGGGATTGTCACCGCAGGTGTCGTTGCTCTCGCCGTCGCCGCGATCGCTGGTCTGAGAGGCTTTCTAAAGGCGGCTGTGGCTTGA
- a CDS encoding O-antigen ligase family protein, giving the protein MMFAGAFFLRVSTGRVAAPFANLTWLWLLGLLMLSGGLFIGSVFKGDVVRCLVLTAQYCFAYLLVPLVLLRRPEEEVIRLIKCGILGMVAMCLLGAIVYWAGHYSTERVQMALVTGNRRLQGFAGNPNGMAVLTVMAMPLVWLLLLSKQMRPWVALLCMTLLITGVILTSSNTGLYSMIAAALIFFGGRRNFKTLIIIALLGSAALTLGQNYLPATFQTRVLSAVNSGDLSSAGTFEGRQELNKEALEMADENLLIGLGADQYRHASRHGLPVHNLYLLLLNEGGGLSLLGYLVLLAVPVLTGIAGYRTRYGKLVLLTIFTTVVTFANALMAMPHTYGRCWFLFVFLAVSPALVGQGVINPRFFPSTTQRRGMRNTLPPLES; this is encoded by the coding sequence ATGATGTTCGCGGGCGCTTTCTTTCTGCGCGTTTCTACCGGCCGGGTTGCCGCCCCCTTCGCCAATCTCACCTGGCTTTGGTTGCTGGGCCTGCTGATGCTCAGTGGAGGCCTCTTCATCGGCAGTGTCTTCAAGGGTGACGTTGTCCGATGCCTGGTGCTGACCGCGCAATACTGCTTTGCCTATCTGCTTGTCCCTCTTGTCCTGCTGCGGCGGCCGGAAGAGGAAGTCATCCGCCTGATCAAATGCGGGATATTGGGCATGGTGGCAATGTGCCTTCTGGGTGCCATCGTCTATTGGGCCGGCCATTACAGCACGGAAAGGGTGCAGATGGCCTTGGTCACGGGCAACAGGCGGCTGCAGGGTTTTGCCGGCAATCCCAACGGCATGGCCGTGCTGACGGTCATGGCCATGCCGCTCGTCTGGCTTTTACTGCTTTCCAAACAGATGCGGCCCTGGGTTGCGCTGCTCTGCATGACCCTTCTCATCACAGGCGTAATCCTGACCAGTTCCAATACCGGCCTCTACAGCATGATCGCTGCTGCCCTGATCTTCTTCGGCGGCAGGCGCAATTTCAAAACCCTGATCATTATTGCATTGCTCGGCAGCGCGGCGCTGACCTTGGGCCAAAATTATCTTCCCGCAACATTCCAAACCAGGGTCCTTTCCGCAGTAAACTCCGGTGATCTTTCGAGCGCAGGGACGTTCGAGGGCCGTCAGGAGTTGAACAAGGAAGCATTGGAGATGGCTGATGAGAATCTCCTCATTGGCCTGGGCGCAGATCAGTATCGCCATGCCAGCCGACATGGTCTTCCTGTCCACAACCTTTACCTGCTGCTGCTGAACGAAGGTGGCGGCCTCTCGCTGCTGGGATATTTAGTGTTACTGGCCGTTCCAGTGCTGACGGGAATTGCAGGGTACAGAACTCGATATGGGAAGCTCGTGCTCCTGACGATATTCACCACAGTCGTCACATTTGCCAACGCCCTCATGGCGATGCCGCATACTTATGGACGCTGCTGGTTCCTGTTCGTCTTCCTTGCCGTAAGTCCGGCACTGGTGGGGCAGGGTGTGATCAATCCCCGCTTTTTCCCCTCTACCACGCAGCGCCGAGGCATGCGCAACACCCTTCCACCGCTGGAGAGTTGA
- a CDS encoding polysaccharide biosynthesis/export family protein: protein MRLVQSIGISLMLAVTGCAGSVSGLPAVSTANADQYRLGPGDELRVIVPGLTEIDSGTAFVVNDRGELTLPLMGGIPVRGSTIPELEQRIAALLVEKRLMVSPAVSIQPMRLRPIYILGEVRSPGEYPYRPGMTVVTAVSVAGGYTFRANRNTVAIIRQVDGQASTAKASENTPVQPGDTIKVVEKWF from the coding sequence ATGCGGCTCGTCCAATCTATCGGCATTTCCCTCATGCTTGCGGTTACGGGTTGTGCCGGCTCGGTTTCCGGCCTGCCTGCGGTCTCCACTGCCAACGCCGATCAGTACAGGCTAGGGCCGGGCGATGAGCTCCGCGTGATCGTTCCCGGCCTGACCGAAATCGACAGTGGCACGGCCTTCGTCGTCAATGATCGGGGCGAACTGACGCTGCCGCTCATGGGCGGGATTCCGGTCAGGGGATCGACCATTCCCGAACTGGAACAGCGGATCGCCGCCCTGCTGGTGGAGAAAAGACTGATGGTGTCACCCGCCGTCAGTATTCAGCCCATGAGGCTGCGGCCCATCTATATTCTTGGGGAAGTGCGCAGCCCCGGCGAATATCCGTACCGCCCCGGTATGACTGTCGTGACCGCTGTATCGGTGGCAGGGGGATACACGTTCCGCGCCAATCGCAATACGGTTGCCATCATCCGCCAGGTGGATGGGCAGGCATCTACCGCCAAGGCGTCTGAAAATACGCCGGTCCAGCCAGGTGACACCATTAAAGTCGTGGAGAAATGGTTTTGA
- a CDS encoding glycosyltransferase, translated as MKILHVITALNVGGAETMLARLVDHERMQGGAMKPSVVSLMPPGAAGERIRASGVPLHHCGMRGATDLLPGLARLRAVINREQPDLIMAWMYHAHLATRLGTLLRPGNAPVIWNVRHSIDDLAQEKPMMRAIVRMAALFSSWPRMIVYNSHAAAAQHRRLGFHAERMMVIPNGFDCDLFRPRQEARDRLVRDLGVAPGALIVGMAARNHPMKDAANLVEAVLRARECGTDVHLLLTGQGMDSPPEPLQHLLAALPADRLTLRSHDRALAELLPGLDVLALPSAWGEGFPNIVGEAMACGLPCIATDVGDSSWIIGRSGIIVPPRDPARLAEAIMTMDKLGRDGRRRLGETGRARIQGEFSMGTIAARYQQLYQHVRSPLLEEREAANPPRQAKVM; from the coding sequence ATGAAAATACTCCACGTCATAACCGCTTTGAACGTCGGGGGCGCGGAAACCATGCTCGCAAGGCTGGTGGATCATGAACGCATGCAGGGCGGCGCGATGAAGCCATCGGTCGTGTCGCTGATGCCGCCGGGAGCCGCAGGAGAGCGTATCCGCGCCAGCGGCGTGCCGCTTCATCATTGCGGCATGCGGGGGGCCACGGACCTGTTGCCTGGACTGGCCCGTCTCCGCGCCGTCATCAACCGGGAACAGCCTGACCTCATCATGGCGTGGATGTACCATGCCCATCTCGCAACGCGGCTCGGGACATTGCTGCGGCCCGGCAATGCGCCGGTGATCTGGAACGTGCGCCACAGCATCGACGATCTGGCGCAGGAAAAGCCCATGATGCGCGCCATTGTCCGCATGGCGGCATTATTTTCGTCCTGGCCGCGCATGATCGTCTACAATTCCCATGCAGCGGCAGCGCAGCATCGACGGCTGGGCTTTCACGCCGAACGGATGATGGTCATTCCCAACGGCTTCGACTGTGACCTCTTCCGCCCCCGGCAGGAAGCACGCGACCGGCTTGTCCGTGACCTCGGCGTCGCGCCGGGCGCGCTGATCGTCGGCATGGCCGCGCGCAACCATCCGATGAAGGATGCGGCCAACCTGGTCGAGGCGGTCCTACGCGCCAGAGAGTGCGGTACGGATGTTCACCTTCTGCTTACCGGCCAAGGCATGGACAGCCCCCCCGAACCACTTCAACATTTGCTCGCCGCCCTGCCTGCCGACCGGCTGACCTTGCGAAGCCATGACCGCGCGCTGGCGGAATTGCTGCCAGGCCTCGATGTACTCGCTCTGCCTTCAGCCTGGGGGGAGGGATTTCCCAACATCGTGGGGGAAGCGATGGCATGCGGCCTGCCTTGCATCGCGACCGATGTCGGCGACAGCTCCTGGATTATCGGACGGAGCGGGATCATCGTTCCGCCGCGCGACCCGGCGCGGCTTGCCGAAGCGATCATGACCATGGACAAGCTGGGCCGCGATGGCCGCCGTCGGTTAGGCGAGACCGGGCGCGCGCGCATTCAGGGCGAGTTTTCAATGGGAACGATAGCCGCGCGCTACCAACAGCTTTATCAGCATGTACGCAGTCCATTGCTTGAAGAACGGGAAGCCGCCAACCCACCACGCCAGGCAAAGGTGATGTAG
- a CDS encoding outer membrane beta-barrel protein, whose translation MLATIAFPAMAQELDRATPLLETPEEYEAKAVQLGRISAYLGTDVRLEYDSNIYALSSDEIDDERLTISPWLNLKLSDDKLQLAAQARGVVRRYFKNETENSEGLNTSLGGVFRLSGSDSISANAGWTRLVEERGVPESLVGVGTSPRKYDQWQGDLGYTHSGARFTIGLKGTVLKNNALASVDAERDFNQYSGSARLGYRVSGMMNVFGEGFVAVRDFRLPVDASGFNRNSKTYGARAGVSFEPGGLIRGEAAVGVFRFNPEDAQFDSRTGLSVSAGLVYTPSPRWAFTLDGFRGDVATVRNGAQSRTDTRFRVGVQNEVYHNLRWQASVVYRRSNFIGTAQHERTIAGVAEIEYLVNRNISFALTGRIASRESTRAFDDFDRRIVGAEIRLQY comes from the coding sequence ATGTTGGCCACCATCGCCTTTCCGGCGATGGCCCAGGAACTCGACAGGGCAACGCCGCTGCTGGAAACGCCCGAAGAATATGAAGCGAAGGCGGTGCAGCTGGGCAGGATATCGGCTTATCTCGGCACTGATGTCAGGCTGGAATATGATTCCAATATCTACGCGCTGTCGTCAGATGAGATTGATGATGAACGCCTGACCATTTCGCCTTGGCTCAACCTGAAACTGAGCGATGACAAACTCCAGTTGGCGGCGCAGGCGCGGGGGGTGGTGCGGCGTTATTTCAAGAATGAAACCGAGAATTCCGAAGGACTGAACACAAGTCTTGGAGGGGTGTTCCGCCTGTCGGGGAGCGACAGCATTTCTGCCAATGCGGGCTGGACGCGGCTGGTCGAAGAACGTGGCGTGCCTGAATCCCTTGTCGGCGTGGGCACGTCGCCGCGTAAATATGACCAGTGGCAGGGCGATCTGGGCTACACCCATAGCGGCGCGCGCTTCACGATCGGCTTGAAGGGGACCGTGCTCAAGAACAATGCGCTCGCGTCCGTCGATGCAGAGCGGGACTTCAATCAATATTCCGGTTCCGCCCGGCTCGGCTACCGGGTGAGCGGGATGATGAATGTCTTTGGCGAAGGCTTTGTCGCGGTAAGGGATTTCCGGCTGCCGGTGGACGCATCGGGCTTCAACCGCAATTCAAAGACTTACGGCGCGCGGGCGGGTGTTTCGTTTGAGCCTGGCGGGCTGATCCGTGGCGAGGCCGCAGTAGGCGTGTTCCGCTTCAACCCCGAAGATGCCCAATTCGACAGCAGGACAGGATTGTCGGTTTCGGCCGGACTGGTCTACACGCCTTCGCCGCGATGGGCGTTCACGCTCGACGGATTCCGGGGTGATGTAGCCACCGTTCGAAACGGCGCACAGTCGCGGACCGATACAAGGTTCCGTGTGGGCGTGCAGAATGAAGTTTATCATAATCTGCGCTGGCAGGCTTCGGTGGTTTATCGTCGCAGCAATTTCATCGGCACTGCGCAGCATGAGCGGACTATCGCGGGCGTAGCTGAAATAGAATATCTGGTGAACCGCAACATTTCCTTCGCCCTGACGGGGCGTATTGCCAGTCGCGAAAGCACAAGGGCTTTCGATGATTTCGATCGCCGCATCGTCGGAGCAGAAATTCGCCTGCAATATTGA
- a CDS encoding polysaccharide biosynthesis protein produces MDASAPPAGSDPILDDLADRRAGVPAGAPVWAVLLHDLLTRPTGFPGPARFAALMLIDASLILVTLLLVVMAVPGDVSAAFHDRPSLMVFFSLVAVFTICLTGLYWRSWRFLSFGDCIALSTAVAGGAGAAWGLCLIISTKIRSAPLEVVGFGLLHSALLLVAMIGVRTIRRGLREFALAHIVPPGASHNILLLGELDWIRSLMDMLRAERVNRFNVVGALTFDSRETRLQVAGVPVLGSPDKLPHIVEMLAMRGQKPESLVIRSDTAMPRRSFSHLVKLADQCDLTVAHANDLQKTKDGTPHIEIKQFELADLLGRPEVSLQRNIVDRLIRARRILVTGAGGTIGGELVRQIATFRPAEIVLLDHCEFNLYSIEMQARDMFPDLICRPELCSIRDSAALNDVFQRHQPEVVFHAAALKHVPIVEANPCEGAHTNVLGTRNVADAVCAYGSLAMIQVSTDKAVNPVGVMGATKRLGELYCQALDLIGQCDPDSPRFMTVRFGNVLGSSGSLVPLLQQQMAAGKPLTITHPDIKRYFMTVGEAVQLILQSSARAMETNIDRGTIFVLDMGEPIKIVDIARRMIRLAGLRPDIDVPIKFVGLRPGEKLYEELFDATEEQLRSTIPGIIEASPCPVPLEKLVNAFTALASLIHAHDEDGVRDLMKEMLRAPAQSNWAKTLRELTRDIDLVGKAANE; encoded by the coding sequence ATGGATGCGAGCGCGCCGCCCGCTGGATCTGACCCAATTCTCGATGACCTCGCGGATCGACGCGCAGGTGTTCCGGCGGGAGCCCCGGTTTGGGCGGTACTGCTTCACGATCTTCTGACCCGGCCGACCGGCTTCCCCGGCCCGGCCCGCTTCGCCGCGTTGATGCTGATCGACGCATCGCTGATCCTGGTCACGTTGCTTCTCGTTGTAATGGCTGTGCCAGGCGATGTGTCGGCGGCCTTCCATGATCGCCCCAGCCTCATGGTCTTCTTCAGCCTGGTGGCGGTGTTCACTATTTGCCTCACTGGCCTTTACTGGCGAAGCTGGCGCTTCCTGTCATTTGGCGACTGCATTGCCCTTTCGACGGCGGTGGCAGGCGGCGCGGGGGCGGCATGGGGTCTGTGTCTGATTATCTCGACAAAGATCCGCTCTGCTCCGCTGGAGGTGGTGGGCTTCGGACTGCTTCACTCGGCTCTGCTGCTGGTGGCGATGATCGGCGTGCGAACCATACGCCGGGGCCTGCGTGAATTTGCCCTGGCCCATATCGTGCCGCCGGGCGCCAGCCATAACATCTTGCTGCTGGGCGAGCTGGACTGGATCCGTTCGCTCATGGACATGCTCCGTGCGGAACGGGTCAATCGGTTCAATGTGGTAGGGGCGCTGACGTTCGACAGCCGCGAGACGAGGCTGCAGGTAGCCGGCGTGCCCGTGCTGGGCTCACCTGACAAACTGCCGCATATTGTGGAAATGCTGGCCATGCGGGGGCAGAAGCCGGAAAGCCTTGTCATTCGCAGTGACACGGCGATGCCGCGCCGTTCCTTTTCTCATCTGGTGAAGCTGGCTGATCAATGCGACCTCACCGTCGCGCATGCCAATGACCTTCAAAAGACGAAGGACGGCACTCCGCACATCGAGATCAAGCAGTTTGAGTTGGCCGATCTGCTCGGTCGTCCCGAGGTTTCGCTTCAGCGCAATATAGTGGATCGGTTGATCCGGGCGCGACGTATACTGGTCACGGGGGCGGGTGGTACGATCGGGGGCGAACTGGTGCGACAGATCGCAACCTTCAGGCCCGCGGAAATCGTGCTTCTCGACCATTGCGAGTTTAATCTCTATTCTATCGAAATGCAGGCGCGGGATATGTTCCCGGACCTGATCTGCCGCCCGGAACTATGCTCGATACGCGATAGCGCGGCGCTCAACGACGTATTCCAACGCCATCAGCCGGAGGTCGTGTTCCACGCGGCCGCCCTCAAGCATGTGCCGATCGTCGAAGCCAATCCCTGCGAAGGCGCGCATACGAATGTGCTTGGCACGCGGAACGTCGCCGATGCCGTTTGCGCCTATGGTTCGCTTGCCATGATTCAGGTTTCCACGGACAAGGCGGTCAATCCGGTCGGCGTCATGGGCGCCACCAAGCGCCTGGGTGAACTTTATTGCCAGGCGCTGGACCTCATCGGCCAATGCGACCCTGACAGCCCCCGCTTCATGACCGTGCGTTTCGGCAATGTGCTGGGGTCCAGCGGATCGCTTGTGCCCCTGTTGCAGCAGCAGATGGCCGCCGGCAAGCCGCTCACCATCACGCATCCGGACATCAAGCGCTACTTCATGACGGTGGGAGAGGCGGTGCAGCTCATCCTGCAGAGTAGCGCCCGCGCCATGGAAACGAATATCGACCGTGGCACCATCTTCGTCCTCGACATGGGCGAGCCGATCAAGATCGTCGATATCGCCCGGCGGATGATCCGGTTGGCCGGCCTGCGCCCCGACATTGACGTACCGATCAAGTTCGTCGGCTTGCGCCCGGGCGAAAAGCTTTATGAGGAGCTGTTCGATGCCACCGAGGAACAGCTTCGTTCCACCATTCCGGGCATCATTGAAGCCAGTCCGTGCCCCGTTCCGCTCGAAAAGCTGGTAAACGCCTTCACTGCGTTGGCGAGCCTCATCCATGCCCATGATGAAGATGGGGTGCGCGACCTGATGAAGGAAATGCTGCGCGCGCCGGCACAGTCCAACTGGGCAAAGACACTACGGGAGCTGACTCGCGATATCGATCTCGTGGGGAAGGCTGCAAATGAATGA
- a CDS encoding response regulator transcription factor — MLLHFNPSQLLRGAERKRTMTIVSDVVLVGGSSIVREGLRRVLSSQHRQILYTGARLDEPGLADVADSACLMLLIEDQGMEWTGAALAEVREQCPAARIAILANKFDFDSMLEAFRSGAEGYLINDLSCERLGGYLDLIALGEKIFPSQLAQKLLDQSALCEETPSASSIDCANLSVREMEILRRLAAGFPNKIISRQLSISEATVKVHVKAVLRKLRVSNRTQAAIWAASQGLHGPATDSGPAISSSSSVKAFGLSAKASGSSTSGFAASS; from the coding sequence ATGCTTTTGCATTTCAATCCATCACAGCTCTTGCGTGGTGCTGAGAGGAAGCGGACGATGACAATTGTTTCCGATGTTGTGCTCGTGGGTGGAAGTTCGATCGTCAGGGAGGGTCTCCGGCGGGTTCTTTCCTCTCAACATCGACAAATTCTCTATACCGGCGCTCGGCTTGACGAGCCTGGTCTCGCTGACGTCGCCGATTCGGCATGCCTTATGCTCTTGATCGAGGATCAGGGCATGGAATGGACCGGCGCAGCGCTTGCGGAAGTTCGAGAGCAGTGTCCCGCCGCCAGGATCGCGATACTGGCCAATAAGTTCGATTTCGACAGCATGCTGGAGGCCTTCCGATCCGGCGCCGAAGGCTATCTAATCAACGACCTGTCCTGCGAAAGATTGGGAGGATATCTCGACCTGATCGCCTTGGGCGAAAAGATTTTCCCGTCGCAACTGGCTCAGAAATTGCTCGATCAATCGGCCTTGTGCGAGGAAACGCCCAGTGCATCGTCGATTGACTGCGCAAATTTGTCGGTGCGGGAAATGGAGATATTACGCCGCCTGGCCGCAGGATTCCCCAATAAGATCATCTCGCGTCAACTTTCGATCAGCGAGGCTACCGTTAAGGTTCATGTGAAAGCGGTTCTCCGCAAATTGCGAGTATCCAACCGCACTCAGGCGGCCATTTGGGCTGCTAGTCAGGGACTGCACGGCCCGGCGACTGACAGCGGCCCTGCAATCTCTTCGTCTTCATCGGTAAAGGCATTTGGGCTTTCTGCAAAAGCATCCGGCTCCAGCACATCGGGATTCGCCGCCAGCAGCTGA
- a CDS encoding DegT/DnrJ/EryC1/StrS family aminotransferase, whose product MKQIVQAGEMGGAAVLDPTFPPPERRWPQYEPDEIDAVVQVLESGRVNSLVHGEQCRAFEREFADYCGMPHAISLANGTLALELAFRALGVGSGDEVIVPARSFFASTSAVVAVGAVPIFADINPNSHNIDPAAVIPLIGERTRAILCVHLAGWPCDMDALNDIADQHGLWLVEDCAQAHGAAINGRMAGSLGHASAFSFCTDKIMSTGGEGGMLLLKDGAHWERAWAYKDHGKNVGMLGKPAAGNAFRYLHESFGTNWRLTEMQAAIGRAQLRKLSSWLARRRANAAILAAGLSGHRLVHVPQVPDGVDHAFYKFYVMLDPAAARPAVIAALAQRGIPAGTGSCPDMSRELAVQNSDYPNLRPLPVATWVGERSLILPVDHLLGEEEMYLILDAVLEALGDAAEDEPKTSFADR is encoded by the coding sequence ATGAAACAGATTGTCCAGGCTGGGGAAATGGGTGGGGCGGCCGTCCTTGACCCCACTTTCCCGCCGCCGGAACGACGCTGGCCCCAATATGAACCGGACGAGATTGATGCGGTGGTCCAGGTGCTGGAAAGCGGCCGGGTCAATTCGCTCGTGCATGGAGAGCAATGCCGCGCTTTTGAGCGAGAGTTCGCGGATTATTGCGGTATGCCGCACGCTATCTCCCTGGCTAACGGCACGCTGGCGCTCGAGTTGGCGTTTCGCGCTCTCGGCGTCGGGTCGGGTGATGAAGTCATCGTGCCAGCACGTAGCTTCTTCGCTAGCACTTCGGCCGTGGTTGCCGTCGGAGCAGTGCCGATATTCGCGGACATCAATCCAAATAGTCACAATATTGATCCGGCTGCCGTCATCCCCCTGATTGGTGAGCGGACAAGGGCGATACTCTGCGTTCACCTGGCTGGCTGGCCGTGTGACATGGACGCGCTAAACGACATCGCGGATCAGCACGGCCTGTGGTTAGTCGAAGACTGTGCGCAGGCGCACGGCGCGGCGATCAACGGAAGGATGGCGGGCTCATTGGGCCATGCTTCCGCCTTCTCCTTCTGCACCGACAAGATCATGTCGACGGGTGGCGAGGGGGGCATGTTGCTGCTGAAAGACGGCGCACATTGGGAGCGAGCCTGGGCTTACAAGGATCATGGAAAGAATGTCGGGATGCTTGGGAAGCCTGCCGCCGGCAACGCCTTCCGCTATTTGCATGAAAGTTTCGGGACCAACTGGCGACTGACGGAGATGCAGGCCGCAATCGGGCGGGCGCAATTGCGCAAGCTGTCGTCCTGGCTGGCAAGGCGGCGCGCAAATGCCGCTATTCTGGCGGCAGGATTGAGCGGTCACCGGTTGGTCCATGTTCCCCAGGTGCCCGACGGAGTGGATCATGCCTTCTACAAATTTTACGTCATGCTGGATCCTGCCGCCGCCAGGCCAGCTGTCATCGCTGCCCTTGCTCAGCGCGGAATCCCAGCCGGAACCGGCTCCTGTCCTGACATGTCGCGGGAGCTGGCTGTCCAGAATAGCGACTACCCCAATCTCCGTCCCTTGCCGGTGGCCACTTGGGTTGGTGAGCGCAGCTTAATACTTCCTGTGGATCATCTTTTGGGTGAAGAGGAAATGTACTTAATCCTCGACGCGGTGCTGGAGGCGCTCGGCGACGCCGCTGAGGATGAACCGAAAACATCATTTGCAGACAGATGA
- a CDS encoding glycosyltransferase family 4 protein: MPGKSRDAAPVRICFPFGGGVVGGSHISATKLIQQLDRNRFTPLIVLHYGSGQFGDFLRSEGLEFVTLADTRFFGNSAGVPKAAGTANAVSAWLDQWRMARFLRRNNVRIVHTNEGAMHASWALPAQLAGARMLWHHRGSHDARAVRFLAPIAADRIVGVSAYALSEVRRLKRTARRTSVIYSPFDAEQEPIDRAQAHLALTSELGVDPNTRLLGFFGHFIDRKRPLMFVEMLAHIARMQPDLPVMGLMFGLPLADGIDEQLAERAKAVGVSDSLRLMGFRYPSAALMAGCDIHVVPAVHEPFGRSLIEAMLLGTPVVAAASGGNIEAIDHGVTGMLVEPDDPAAMARSIVELLNHPDRLDRIAGQALAVASHRYSVDQHVSQVTTIYQSLLDSEPRRLRRPR, translated from the coding sequence GTGCCTGGCAAAAGCAGAGATGCCGCCCCGGTACGCATCTGCTTCCCGTTTGGAGGCGGCGTCGTCGGGGGCAGTCATATCTCGGCGACCAAGCTCATCCAGCAGCTTGATAGAAACCGTTTCACTCCGCTCATTGTCCTGCATTACGGTTCAGGGCAGTTTGGGGACTTTCTCCGATCCGAAGGACTGGAGTTTGTCACCCTTGCCGACACACGGTTTTTCGGCAATTCGGCGGGCGTTCCCAAGGCGGCCGGAACGGCAAATGCGGTCAGTGCCTGGCTGGATCAGTGGCGCATGGCGCGCTTTTTGCGGCGGAACAATGTTCGCATCGTCCACACCAATGAAGGCGCGATGCATGCCAGCTGGGCACTGCCGGCACAATTGGCGGGGGCCAGAATGCTCTGGCACCATCGGGGTAGCCATGACGCGCGCGCCGTGCGTTTCCTCGCCCCGATCGCGGCGGATCGCATCGTGGGGGTGTCGGCCTATGCACTTTCGGAAGTGCGCCGCCTGAAGCGAACGGCGCGGCGAACATCGGTGATCTACAGCCCCTTCGACGCCGAACAGGAGCCGATCGACAGGGCGCAGGCGCATCTGGCGCTGACGTCGGAACTGGGCGTTGATCCCAACACCCGCCTTCTGGGTTTCTTCGGCCACTTCATCGACCGAAAACGGCCCCTGATGTTCGTTGAAATGCTGGCGCATATCGCCCGGATGCAGCCTGACCTGCCCGTTATGGGTTTGATGTTCGGCCTGCCCCTTGCTGATGGTATAGACGAACAACTGGCGGAAAGAGCAAAAGCAGTCGGCGTGTCCGATAGCCTGCGCCTCATGGGATTTCGCTATCCATCGGCCGCTTTGATGGCAGGGTGCGACATCCATGTCGTGCCTGCCGTCCACGAACCCTTTGGCCGGTCATTGATCGAAGCGATGTTGCTCGGCACGCCGGTGGTTGCCGCCGCCTCGGGCGGCAATATCGAGGCGATCGATCATGGCGTGACTGGCATGTTGGTCGAACCGGACGACCCGGCCGCGATGGCGCGATCAATCGTGGAACTGCTCAATCACCCGGATCGGCTGGACCGGATCGCTGGCCAGGCGCTTGCCGTTGCCAGCCACCGCTACAGCGTCGACCAGCATGTGTCGCAGGTCACTACCATCTATCAGTCGCTTCTCGACTCCGAGCCGCGGCGGTTGCGGAGACCACGGTGA